The proteins below are encoded in one region of Rubripirellula reticaptiva:
- a CDS encoding nitroreductase family protein translates to MMLAAQGMDYQSCPMIGFDIEEVAKLINLPDDHVMGPLVAIGKGTKEAWPKPGQLPLGKVIGRYGF, encoded by the coding sequence ATGATGTTGGCCGCCCAAGGCATGGACTACCAATCCTGCCCGATGATCGGCTTCGACATCGAAGAAGTCGCGAAGCTGATCAATCTTCCGGATGACCACGTCATGGGACCATTGGTCGCGATCGGCAAAGGCACCAAAGAAGCTTGGCCGAAGCCCGGCCAGCTCCCGCTGGGTAAAGTCATCGGTAGATACGGATTCTAA